A window of Neodiprion lecontei isolate iyNeoLeco1 unplaced genomic scaffold, iyNeoLeco1.1 ptg000065l, whole genome shotgun sequence contains these coding sequences:
- the LOC124295709 gene encoding uncharacterized protein LOC124295709 produces MLVEETGTGESDRVYLNKQFQTLQERWNKFFPIQEKIERINPTDVEQDEGLHMEDRYYQIIAKVSNILPNLQRDTSSTTTVSDPEASISVPSSSNIPVRLPQIQLSNFDGNHEDWAPFYDMFTALIHENKDLTLVQKFQYLRSALKGRALKTIESLETTGRNYEDALTMLNKKYDRKWQVIERHWIALSEFPRVAKESSGSLEELVDAFRQHLRAIENKGQSVKTWSIPIIHLIRSKINVSLMTEWELSIKTNEVQSYTDLLDFLEARANYSEHTLTAPKTTTSNPRAINSRIFKPGTARRERQGTHLRGQSFVTTTNASSTKPTCPICNQSHEVYGCEDFQKMTTQERIQAVSKAELCMNCLGRQHSAKTSSETEVSRTPQPSSASSSNTVADQLIATAKILVLDNSERLISCRAVLDTASSINLITKTLANELNLPKGTCSVPIGAVDGMSTISHYVIQATIQSRITGYKKTLDFFIVPQISSLTPPEHVDCSSIVIPKNIRMADPDFDKPAPLQILLSAGPSMATLSIGTIRLSSTQDPDLYLQKTLLGWVIVGNISSHTIIDQQTSSATCNTLKLQEDMSRFWELEEGPITKYLSAEEQSCEDHFTKHVSRNPSGRYVVALPFNEKKNQLGLSKDLAL; encoded by the exons ATGCTCGTCGAAGAAACAGGAACAGGTGAATCGGATCGCGTGTATCTCAATAAACAATTCCAAACTCTTCAAGAACGTTGGAACAAATTTTTCCCcatacaagaaaaaatagaacgaATTAATCCTACAGATGTAGAACAAGATGAAGGTTTACACATGGAAGATAGATATTATCAAATCATCGCGAAGGTTAGCAATATATTGCCGAACTTGCAACGCGACACCTCATCTACCACGACGGTATCAGATCCTGAAGCAAGCATCTCAGTACCCAGTTCTTCAAATATTCCGGTGAGGTTACCACAAATTCAGCTAAGTAACTTCGACGGAAATCATGAAGACTGGGCGCCCTTTTACGACATGTTTACCGCGCTCATTCACGAGAACAAAGATCTAACTCTagtgcaaaaatttcaatatttacgaTCTGCACTTAAAGGAAGAGCTCTCAAAACCATAGAATCATTAGAAACAACCGGACGAAATTACGAGGATGCCCTAACAAtgctgaacaaaaaatatgatcGGAAATGGCAGGTAATTGAAAGACACTGGATTGCTCTTAGCGAATTTCCACGTGTCGCGAAGGAATCATCCGGATCGTTAGAAGAATTAGTGGATGCCTTTCGACAACATCTCCGAGCGATCGAAAATAAGGGTCAATCCGTAAAGACGTGGAGCATCCCCATAATTCATCTCATTCGGTCAAAAATCAACGTATCGTTAATGACAGAATGGGAGCTATCGATAAAAACTAACGAAGTTCAATCATACACCGACTTACTCGATTTCCTTGAAGCTCGAGCGAATTACTCAGAACATACCTTGACCGCGCCAAAGACCACAACCTCGAACCCAAGGGCCATAAACTCTCGAATCTTTAAGCCAGGTACGGCGCGTCGCGAACGACAGGGAACGCACCTCCGCGGTCAAAGTTTCGTTACAACGACGAACGCTTCTTCAACCAAACCAACGTGCCCCATATGCAACCAATCTCATGAAGTTTATGGTTGCGAGgactttcaaaaaatgacaacTCAAGAGCGGATCCAAGCTGTATCGAAGGCGGAACTCTGCATGAATTGTCTAGGAAGGCAACATTCGGCAAAAACCT CTTCAGAAACCGAAGTATCACGAACTCCGCAGCCCAGCTCTGCATCATCATCTAACACAGTCGCCGATCAATTGATTGCAACTGCGAAAATTCTTGTGTTAGATAACTCTGAACGACTCATATCGTGTAGAGCCGTTCTGGACACAGCTTCGTCGATTAATCTCATCACTAAAACCTTAGCAAACGAACTCAACTTGCCGAAAGGGACGTGCTCCGTTCCCATCGGCGCTGTAGATGGTATGTCAACCATTTCTCACTACGTGATCCAAGCCACAATCCAATCTCGGATTACCGGATACAAGAAGACTCTCGACTTCTTCATTGTTCCCCAAATTAGCTCACTCACGCCTCCAGAACATGTCGATTGCTCCTCTATAGTGATCCCAAAAAACATTCGGATGGCTGATCCTGATTTTGACAAACCAGCTCCACTACAGATCTTGTTGAGCGCAGGTCCCTCTATGGCCACGCTCTCAATCGGGACAATCCGTCTCTCATCAACTCAGGACCCAGATCTTTATCTACAAAAAACCTTACTTGGTTGGGTCATCGTGGGTAATATCTCTTCCCATACAATAATCGATCAGCAAACAAGCAGCGCTACCTGCAACACGTTGAAACTACAGGAGGATATGAGCAGGTTCTGGGAGCTGGAAGAAGGCCCCATCACCAAATATCTCTCCGCAGAAGAACAATCGTGTGAAGATCATTTCACAAAACATGTATCTCGCAATCCTAGCGGACGTTACGTCGTAGCCCTACCTTtcaacgaaaagaaaaaccagCTCGGATTATCCAAAGATCTCGCTCTTTGA
- the LOC107219943 gene encoding uncharacterized protein LOC107219943 translates to MTRVPSNDEEGFYLPHHAVIKETSQTTKVRVVFDGSAKSTTGISLNECLMTGPTIQDDLLTLIQRFRLHNYVLTGDIEKMYRQCLVRPEDRKYLRILWKENDGSIATFEHNTVTFGLTSAPFLAIRTIAQLVEDEGQDFPAASQALKNALYVDDLLTGAPTIEETSNLRNEVVALLKRGGFNLRQCASNDIRVLEGLPATKVNLQLLAGDDPNLKTLGVYWNSETDNLIYTVKPINLSSRFTKRTIFSETARIFDPLGLVNPVIVHAKLIMQELWRMKLDWDESIPTWLHTKWTEFAGQLNLLNQLSFHRNLLHKNAKDIQVHGFCDASEKAYGACIYLRSDNGNTQVSLFCAKSRVAPIKTVQTIPRLELCAAQLLVDLYENIKSTLSVPISKTIFWSDSSITLNWLNTSPHVLKTFVANRVASIQSRAKSVEWRHVRTKDNPADALSRGQLPTEFTKNSLWMHGPAWLTEDETQWPSITLNVAQEIPELRNATCLITTGGDSMLERYSTFTELQRVTAYCLRFRNRRTGPLIVDELRTATQRIIAWIQRICFASELHDLQRGRPINSKSCLTPLDPGIDEDGVIRVGGRLNHSSVSYNQKHPIILPKNHKITELIIRKEHISGLHAGTQATLYNLRKNYWIIDGRRQIRNVIQHCVTCAKLNPRPINYKMGQLPNVRVSEARPFIHSGVDYCGPFFIKEKRVRNQNKVKAYIAVFTCLATKAVHIELVSDLTTDAFIAALRRFTARRGRCNSMYSDNGTNFVGAKNEIQEIQTLIRSSEHNEKVQNHLSEKEITWHVNPPYSPHFGGIWEAVVKSFKRHFLRVVGTETLTFEQLTTLATEIEAILNSRPLTPLSSDINDLLPLTPAHFLIGDTMTSLPQQDFSEIPPNRLSIWQNIQRMRQSFWDRWHKEYLSELNAHYRWTTGCHAIKEGSFVLIRDDNLPPMQWRMGRVTTIHPGADGVIRVVSIRTAKGVVDRAVKKLVLLPIDPEAENLS, encoded by the coding sequence ATGACAAGGGTACCATCTAACGACGAAGAAGGATTTTATCTCCCACATCACGCTGTCATCAAGGAAACCAGTCAAACCACGAAGGTACGAGTAGTGTTCGATGGTTCCGCTAAATCAACCACAGGGATATCGCTGAACGAATGTCTCATGACTGGACCAACTATTCAAGACGATCTTCTTACCTTAATCCAACGTTTTCGACTTCACAACTACGTCTTAACAGGAGACATCGAGAAAATGTATAGGCAATGTCTTGTTCGACCGGAGGATAGGAAATATCTACGAATTCTCTGGAAGGAAAACGACGGTTCAATCGCTACGTTCGAGCACAACACTGTGACGTTCGGACTCACGTCAGCCCCATTTCTCGCGATAAGAACCATAGCTCAACTAGTTGAAGACGAAGGTCAGGACTTTCCAGCAGCATCCCAGGCCTTAAAAAATGCTCTGTATGTCGATGATCTGCTAACAGGTGCACCAACAATCGAAGAAACTAGTAACTTGAGGAACGAAGTTGTCGCTCTACTGAAACGAGGAGGCTTCAACTTACGCCAATGCGCTTCGAACGACATACGTGTGTTAGAAGGCTTGCCCGCAACCAAAGTAAATCTACAACTTCTAGCCGGTGATGATCCGAATCTCAAAACTCTGGGCGTATATTGGAATTCCGAAACAGATAATCTGATATACACCGTCAAACCTATAAACCTTTCATCACGCTTTACAAAAAGGACAATCTTCTCCGAAACTGCGCGAATCTTCGATCCCTTAGGATTGGTAAATCCAGTCATTGTTCATGCTAAGCTGATAATGCAAGAACTTTGGCGAATGAAACTCGATTGGGACGAATCCATTCCTACATGGCTTCATACCAAATGGACCGAGTTCGCAGGGCAACTCAACCTGCTTAACCAATTATCATTTCATCGAAACCTTCTTCATAAAAATGCGAAGGATATCCAAGTACATGGTTTTTGTGACGCTTCAGAAAAGGCTTATGGAGCCTGTATTTATCTCCGATCAGACAATGGTAACACCCAGGTATCCTTGTTCTGTGCCAAATCAAGAGTGGCCCCCATAAAAACGGTACAAACTATACCAAGACTCGAATTATGCGCAGCGCAATTACTCGTAGACTTGTACGAGAATATCAAATCAACTCTCTCGGTACCGATCAGTAAAACAATATTCTGGTCAGACTCGTCAATTACGTTGAACTGGTTAAATACATCTCCACATGTATTAAAAACCTTCGTGGCAAATCGAGTTGCAAGCATCCAATCACGAGCGAAGTCGGTAGAATGGAGACACGTCCGAACAAAGGACAATCCCGCCGATGCTTTATCTCGCGGACAATTACCGAccgaatttacaaaaaacagTCTTTGGATGCACGGTCCAGCCTGGCTGACAGAGGATGAAACTCAATGGCCGTCGATTACACTGAACGTAGCACAGGAAATTCCAGAATTACGTAATGCAACCTGCCTTATCACCACCGGAGGAGACTCGATGCTTGAACGATACAGTACGTTTACGGAGCTACAAAGAGTCACCGCTTATTGTCTGCGATTTAGAAACCGAAGAACAGGTCCTCTCATAGTAGACGAACTAAGAACAGCTACTCAACGCATTATCGCATGGATCCAAAGAATCTGCTTCGCATCTGAGCTACACGATCTGCAACGAGGTCGTCCAATTAATTCAAAGAGTTGTCTAACACCTTTAGATCCTGGGATTGATGAAGACGGAGTCATAAGAGTCGGCGGTCGTTTAAATCATTCATCTGTCTCGTATAATCAGAAGCATCCcataattttaccaaaaaaccACAAGATCACAGAACTCATCATCCGGAAGGAACACATCTCGGGCCTCCATGCCGGTACTCAAGCTACACTCTACAACCTCCGAAAAAACTACTGGATCATCGATGGACGACGACAAATAAGGAACGTAATCCAACACTGTGTGACCTGTGCCAAACTGAATCCTCGTCCAATCAATTACAAAATGGGTCAACTGCCAAACGTCCGGGTATCAGAAGCTAGACCATTTATTCATTCAGGCGTAGATTATTGCGGTCCATTCTTCATCAAAGAAAAACGTGTACGAAATCAAAACAAGGTCAAGGCCTACATAGCTGTTTTCACGTGTTTAGCCACAAAGGCAGTTCACATAGAATTAGTGAGCGATCTTACCACCGATGCCTTTATTGCCGCACTACGACGTTTTACTGCCAGACGCGGCCGCTGTAATTCTATGTACTCAGACAATGGCACAAACTTTGTTGGGGCTAAAAACGAAATCCAGGAAATACAGACCCTAATACGTTCATCGGAGCATAACGAAAAGGTGCAAAACCATTTATCAGAAAAGGAAATCACTTGGCACGTTAATCCTCCATATTCACCGCATTTTGGAGGAATCTGGGAAGCCGTCGTCAAGTCGTTCAAACGGCATTTTTTGCGTGTAGTTGGCACTGAAACCCTCACTTTCGAACAACTGACTACTCTTGCAACCGAAATCGAAGCAATTCTTAATTCTCGCCCATTAACTCCTCTATCCTCTGACATTAACGACCTTCTCCCTCTCACTCCTGCACATTTTCTGATTGGTGACACGATGACAAGTTTACCCCAACAGGATTTCTCGGAGATTCCACCCAACCGTCTCTCCATCTGGCAAAATATTCAAAGGATGAGACAGTCATTCTGGGATAGATGGCACAAGGAATATCTGTCGGAACTCAACGCCCATTACCGATGGACCACCGGGTGTCACGCCATCAAGGAAGGCTCCTTCGTTCTCATCAGGGACGATAACCTTCCACCCATGCAGTGGCGCATGGGCCGCGTAACAACAATCCATCCAGGAGCAGACGGCGTGATCCGCGTCGTCTCCATCAGAACAGCGAAAGGGGTGGTCGATCGGGCCGTAAAGAAATTGGTTCTATTACCAATTGATCCAGAAGCAGAGAACCTCTCTTAA